A portion of the Halobacillus ihumii genome contains these proteins:
- a CDS encoding LacI family DNA-binding transcriptional regulator, which yields MLVTISDVAKATGVSSSTVSRVISDNPRISLATKKKVRKAMKDLGYYPNINARNLVVKSTKAIGVIMPASADKALQNPFFPEILRGISSVTHDMQYSLTLSSGKTEDEIFTEVQRMVYGSYVDGVILLYSRVNDRVMNFLREKDFPFVMVGKPYEHSAEITHVDNDNLTAGKEITEHLIKQGHERIAFIGGSKDLFVTMDRETGYEEAMANLDIPNLEEYKIHTEFLKSGGREAVEQLLSLKVRPTAVVVSDDLISLGVLSTLEEYGLHVPRDMSLVSFNNVYLSEITRPALTTVDVNIYELGVQSAKALIEKTVNKHEPAKRIIIPYKVVYRDSVSKPL from the coding sequence ATGTTGGTAACAATTAGTGACGTAGCAAAGGCAACGGGTGTATCATCCTCTACTGTGTCCAGAGTCATTTCAGATAATCCAAGGATTAGTTTGGCTACTAAGAAGAAGGTACGTAAGGCGATGAAGGATTTGGGGTATTATCCCAATATTAATGCGCGCAACCTAGTCGTGAAGTCAACAAAGGCCATTGGAGTAATCATGCCGGCATCGGCTGATAAAGCTCTGCAAAATCCATTTTTCCCGGAGATTCTGCGTGGAATCAGTTCTGTGACACATGACATGCAATATTCCCTTACCCTTTCAAGTGGGAAAACGGAAGATGAAATATTTACTGAAGTTCAGCGAATGGTATATGGAAGTTACGTAGATGGTGTCATTTTGTTGTACTCGCGAGTTAATGACCGGGTAATGAATTTTCTGCGGGAAAAGGACTTTCCTTTTGTTATGGTAGGAAAACCTTATGAACACAGTGCTGAAATTACACACGTTGATAATGATAATCTAACAGCAGGGAAAGAGATTACAGAACATTTGATTAAACAGGGCCATGAGCGGATTGCTTTTATTGGCGGCTCAAAGGATTTATTTGTAACGATGGATCGTGAAACAGGCTATGAGGAGGCCATGGCCAACCTCGATATTCCAAACTTAGAGGAATACAAAATTCATACTGAATTTCTGAAGTCAGGTGGACGCGAAGCTGTTGAACAATTATTGTCGCTTAAGGTGCGGCCAACTGCAGTTGTAGTTAGTGATGATTTAATCAGCCTAGGTGTTTTAAGTACACTGGAAGAATATGGTCTTCATGTTCCACGGGATATGTCGCTGGTTAGTTTTAACAATGTTTATTTATCTGAGATTACCCGGCCTGCTTTAACTACGGTTGATGTAAATATTTATGAACTCGGCGTCCAATCTGCTAAGGCATTAATCGAGAAAACAGTAAATAAACACGAGCCTGCGAAGCGGATTATAATTCCATACAAAGTTGTTTACAGAGATTCAGTAAGTAAACCTTTGTGA
- a CDS encoding glutathione peroxidase translates to MPTVYDYDVKQTDGEMKSLRDFEGRPMIIVNTASKCGFTPQFKGLQELYNAHNNEGLEVLGFPSDQFNNQEFDTMDETMQFCQRNYGVSFWMFDKINVKGDEADPLFTFLTNQQKGIISSAIKWNFTKFLVDRNGQVVERYAPTTDPKKIEKDLKKIL, encoded by the coding sequence TTGCCTACTGTATATGACTATGATGTAAAACAAACGGATGGTGAGATGAAATCACTGCGAGATTTTGAAGGACGGCCGATGATTATTGTGAACACCGCGAGCAAATGCGGATTTACCCCACAATTCAAAGGACTTCAGGAACTGTATAACGCCCACAACAATGAAGGGTTGGAGGTTTTAGGGTTTCCTTCTGATCAATTTAATAATCAAGAGTTTGATACGATGGATGAAACGATGCAATTCTGTCAGAGGAACTATGGGGTCAGTTTTTGGATGTTTGATAAAATCAATGTAAAAGGGGATGAAGCTGATCCGTTATTTACATTTTTAACGAACCAGCAAAAGGGAATTATCTCTTCGGCCATCAAGTGGAATTTCACCAAATTCCTCGTTGACCGTAATGGACAGGTTGTGGAACGCTATGCTCCTACGACTGATCCGAAGAAAATTGAAAAGGATTTAAAGAAGATACTATAG
- a CDS encoding putative holin-like toxin, with amino-acid sequence MSTYESLMIMIAFSTLIVSIIALVVAIMRIKK; translated from the coding sequence GTGAGCACTTATGAGTCACTCATGATTATGATCGCGTTTAGCACGCTAATCGTGTCGATCATTGCTTTAGTTGTGGCGATTATGCGCATAAAAAAATAG
- the ald gene encoding alanine dehydrogenase: protein MIIGIPKEIKNNENRVAITPSGVVNIMKAGHTVLVEKNAGVGSNFTDEEYKASGATIIESASDVWTKAEMVMKVKEPLPSEYGYFRKGLILFTYLHLAAEPELTKALVDNEVTAIAYETVTVNNTLPLLTPMSEVAGRMASQIGAQYLEKSYGGKGILLSGIPGVNRGKVTIIGGGIVGTNAAKIAVGLGAHVTILDLNPNRLRELDDLFGSDVQTLMSNPFNIAESVKDSDLVIGAVLIPGAKAPKLVSEDMVKSMKPGSVIVDVAIDQGGNFETVDHITTHDDPIYEKHDVLHYAVANIPGAVPRTATIGLTNVTAPYALQIASKGVVKAIEENKAIEQGLNTVNGNLTYEAVARDLGYDYVPVQDALKEITHA from the coding sequence ATGATTATTGGCATCCCGAAGGAAATTAAGAACAATGAAAACCGCGTAGCCATCACCCCATCAGGTGTCGTCAACATCATGAAGGCTGGACATACAGTTTTAGTTGAAAAGAATGCAGGAGTTGGCAGTAATTTTACAGACGAAGAATATAAAGCATCTGGCGCCACCATTATTGAAAGCGCTTCAGACGTTTGGACAAAAGCAGAAATGGTCATGAAGGTAAAGGAACCTCTTCCTTCTGAATATGGCTATTTCCGTAAAGGCCTCATCTTATTTACGTATCTGCACCTTGCAGCAGAGCCGGAATTAACGAAAGCTTTAGTGGACAACGAAGTAACTGCCATCGCTTACGAGACAGTTACCGTTAACAATACCCTTCCATTGCTGACACCAATGAGTGAAGTGGCAGGCCGTATGGCTTCACAAATCGGAGCCCAATATCTTGAAAAATCTTATGGCGGAAAAGGAATTCTTTTAAGCGGCATCCCTGGTGTCAATCGTGGAAAAGTAACGATTATCGGCGGCGGAATTGTCGGCACAAACGCAGCCAAAATTGCTGTTGGACTGGGCGCACATGTCACCATTCTCGACTTAAACCCGAACCGTTTACGCGAATTGGATGATCTGTTCGGCTCTGACGTGCAGACACTGATGTCTAATCCTTTCAACATTGCTGAATCAGTCAAAGATTCCGACCTTGTTATAGGCGCCGTCCTGATCCCAGGAGCTAAAGCACCTAAACTTGTATCAGAAGATATGGTCAAATCCATGAAACCAGGCTCTGTTATTGTAGACGTTGCGATCGACCAAGGCGGTAACTTTGAAACGGTTGATCACATCACAACACACGATGACCCAATTTACGAAAAACATGACGTCCTTCATTATGCGGTTGCCAACATTCCAGGTGCTGTTCCACGCACGGCTACCATCGGATTAACAAACGTAACTGCTCCTTATGCGTTACAAATTGCCTCTAAAGGTGTTGTCAAGGCCATTGAGGAAAACAAAGCGATCGAACAAGGACTAAATACCGTAAACGGAAACCTTACGTATGAAGCCGTTGCACGCGACCTCGGTTATGACTATGTCCCCGTTCAAGATGCATTAAAAGAAATAACACACGCATAA
- a CDS encoding PucR family transcriptional regulator — protein sequence MSHSSSQLTGFSDGPESPDGLADRIAEILGCPVTIEDPNHRIVSYSKHEHNVDEARTATIMRRKVPERVINGLWKHGIMSQLFASGEPIVVDPIDEIGLGNRIAVSVRKNKDVLGFIWAQANEVTITDHHLQLIKDAAKLVSRHLLHHQVKKRKSEENQKEFFWQLLTGTLRYKPEIIRHAKRFGTRLSGQLCVAVFEFDENMNQSVERHAYYLTETLQQTRIVSRIFDENQLILLVRSDVTEDAARICDTFIHDFTQKMKERLQFEDVKGSFGIIYDSPEHVSDSYKQALKVLELKEQFPRALQQVSNYQELGIYQFINELASLRSREQYRNAFLEKLYDYDRKHKSELVGTLKVFLDCNSNVHKAAEDMHIHTNTLNYRLKRIKEIGAIDLKDPNQKTTLYLDLLIHEMEGDDL from the coding sequence ATGAGCCATTCATCAAGTCAATTAACCGGATTTTCAGATGGACCGGAGTCACCAGACGGTCTGGCCGATCGAATCGCAGAGATTCTTGGCTGTCCTGTCACCATTGAAGACCCTAACCATCGGATCGTTTCTTATAGTAAGCATGAACATAATGTGGATGAAGCGAGAACGGCTACCATCATGAGGCGCAAGGTTCCAGAACGTGTCATTAATGGATTGTGGAAGCATGGGATTATGTCGCAGTTATTCGCAAGCGGAGAACCGATTGTAGTTGACCCGATTGATGAAATTGGCCTCGGCAACCGGATTGCTGTTTCTGTTCGGAAAAATAAAGATGTGCTCGGGTTTATTTGGGCACAAGCGAATGAAGTGACGATTACCGACCACCATTTACAGTTGATCAAGGACGCTGCCAAGCTGGTCAGCCGCCACCTGCTCCATCATCAAGTAAAAAAAAGAAAGTCAGAAGAAAACCAGAAGGAATTTTTCTGGCAGCTTCTGACAGGCACTCTTCGCTACAAACCGGAAATTATTCGTCATGCTAAACGGTTTGGAACAAGATTATCGGGGCAGCTTTGTGTGGCCGTATTTGAATTCGATGAGAATATGAATCAATCCGTCGAGCGTCACGCCTATTACTTAACGGAAACCCTTCAACAAACCCGAATCGTCAGTCGAATTTTTGACGAAAATCAGTTGATCTTATTAGTACGATCTGACGTAACAGAAGATGCTGCCCGTATCTGTGATACCTTTATTCATGATTTTACACAAAAGATGAAGGAACGCTTACAATTTGAAGACGTGAAAGGATCATTTGGGATCATATACGATTCGCCGGAACACGTTAGTGACAGCTACAAGCAAGCTTTGAAAGTTCTCGAACTGAAAGAACAATTCCCTCGGGCCCTGCAGCAAGTATCCAATTATCAGGAGCTTGGGATCTATCAATTTATCAATGAGTTAGCCTCCCTCCGCAGCCGTGAGCAGTATCGAAATGCTTTTCTTGAAAAGTTGTATGACTATGACCGCAAGCACAAGTCTGAACTTGTCGGAACCCTGAAAGTTTTTCTGGACTGCAACAGCAATGTTCATAAGGCTGCTGAAGACATGCACATTCATACCAATACATTGAATTATCGACTGAAAAGGATCAAGGAAATCGGTGCGATCGATTTAAAAGACCCTAATCAGAAAACCACCTTATATTTAGATTTACTTATTCACGAAATGGAAGGAGATGATTTGTGA
- a CDS encoding peptide ABC transporter substrate-binding protein, with amino-acid sequence MIKTRWLWLAMFLMLTMILGACSSGEGETSSGSGDGEGTDGSADSEQVLNIIESAEIPTMDSSLAADAVTMQWLATTTDGLYRLGEGAEPEPGIATDHTVSEDGLTWTFTLRENAKWSNGDPVTAHDFVFAWQRAVNPDTGSEYGPYMMGGVIKNAAEISKGEMSVEELGVKALDDFTLEVTLEKPTPYFESMTTFGTFLPLNQDFVEKHGDDHGLEADTVLSNGPFKLTEWKHGQKFVLKKNEDYWDADQVRLKQINVSIVKETASAVNLYETGKVDRVNLTSEFVDEYRTSEEFRIIEEPTVFYLKLNQEHEVLSNVHARKALQLAIDRKSMVDVILNNGSIPAGGVVPANFAKHPETGEDFREINGPLVETNLEKAQELWAKAKEELGVEKVELGYIGGDTEVSQKLDAYIKNQLEQLEGLTIDVESIPFQVKLERDKTMDYDIQSTGWAPDYMDPNTFLNIWMTGGGNNKTGYASEEYDALIEKAGTELAQKPVKRFETFLKAEKKLIQEDAVLVPLYQRAMAQLKKPYVKNVTANPMSPDYTYKYAYIEGK; translated from the coding sequence ATGATAAAAACAAGGTGGTTGTGGTTAGCGATGTTCTTAATGCTGACCATGATTCTGGGAGCATGCAGTAGTGGTGAAGGAGAGACGAGTTCAGGCAGCGGCGATGGCGAAGGTACCGATGGGTCTGCTGACAGTGAACAAGTTTTAAATATCATAGAAAGTGCAGAAATACCGACGATGGATTCATCTTTAGCTGCAGATGCTGTAACGATGCAGTGGCTGGCAACAACGACGGATGGACTGTATCGCTTGGGGGAAGGCGCCGAGCCTGAACCGGGAATTGCTACAGATCACACTGTGAGTGAAGATGGCCTGACTTGGACGTTCACATTGCGTGAGAATGCAAAATGGTCCAATGGAGATCCCGTTACTGCGCATGATTTCGTGTTTGCATGGCAGCGGGCGGTTAATCCAGATACGGGGTCTGAGTATGGACCTTACATGATGGGCGGCGTGATCAAGAATGCTGCTGAGATCTCTAAAGGCGAAATGTCAGTGGAAGAACTAGGGGTTAAGGCTTTAGATGATTTTACCTTGGAGGTTACGCTTGAAAAACCGACACCGTATTTTGAATCAATGACTACATTTGGGACGTTTCTTCCTTTAAACCAGGACTTTGTTGAAAAACATGGAGATGATCATGGTCTTGAAGCAGACACAGTCCTTTCTAACGGACCATTTAAGCTTACTGAATGGAAGCATGGACAGAAATTTGTACTCAAGAAAAATGAAGATTACTGGGATGCTGATCAAGTTAGATTGAAACAAATTAACGTCAGTATTGTAAAAGAAACAGCCTCTGCAGTTAATTTATATGAAACAGGCAAAGTGGACAGGGTGAATTTAACCTCGGAATTCGTGGATGAATACCGTACTTCTGAGGAATTTCGTATCATAGAAGAACCGACCGTCTTTTATCTTAAATTAAATCAAGAGCATGAAGTTCTTTCTAACGTCCATGCACGGAAAGCTCTGCAGCTCGCTATTGACCGTAAGAGTATGGTGGATGTTATTTTGAATAATGGTTCAATTCCAGCGGGCGGAGTAGTCCCAGCAAACTTTGCCAAGCATCCGGAAACAGGTGAAGATTTCCGGGAAATAAATGGCCCTCTAGTAGAAACAAATCTAGAAAAAGCACAAGAGCTGTGGGCTAAGGCTAAAGAAGAATTAGGAGTTGAAAAGGTAGAATTAGGTTATATTGGGGGAGACACGGAAGTATCCCAGAAGCTTGACGCTTATATTAAGAATCAACTCGAACAGCTGGAAGGGCTGACGATTGACGTTGAAAGTATTCCTTTCCAAGTAAAACTAGAACGTGACAAAACGATGGATTATGACATCCAAAGTACCGGATGGGCACCTGATTACATGGACCCGAATACGTTCTTAAATATATGGATGACGGGCGGCGGAAACAACAAAACCGGCTATGCTAGTGAAGAATATGATGCGTTAATAGAAAAAGCTGGCACTGAACTGGCTCAGAAACCTGTGAAGCGCTTTGAAACATTTCTTAAAGCAGAAAAAAAGCTAATTCAGGAAGACGCAGTTCTTGTACCTCTATACCAACGTGCTATGGCTCAGCTTAAAAAACCTTATGTAAAAAATGTTACAGCGAACCCAATGAGTCCGGATTATACGTACAAATATGCGTATATAGAAGGTAAATAG
- a CDS encoding putative holin-like toxin, with protein MSVFEALTVMITFSSLIVSIIAVVVAIIHQKK; from the coding sequence ATGAGTGTATTTGAAGCCTTGACGGTAATGATCACTTTTAGTTCTCTAATTGTGAGCATAATTGCTGTTGTTGTAGCGATTATACACCAAAAAAAATAG
- a CDS encoding TIGR04104 family putative zinc finger protein yields the protein MPNCQNCGRNWSWRQTFKRSLSFRISMDCPHCKEKQYITSKVRKRSSLIPFLTAPIIMLSVYLDFSTVASFSILAGMLILLIVFYPFMIELSNEEEPIW from the coding sequence ATGCCGAATTGTCAAAATTGTGGTCGTAACTGGAGCTGGAGACAAACATTCAAGAGGTCTCTTTCATTCAGAATCTCAATGGATTGTCCACATTGTAAGGAAAAGCAATACATAACGTCTAAAGTAAGAAAAAGGAGTAGTCTCATCCCATTCCTTACTGCACCAATTATTATGCTCTCCGTTTATTTGGACTTTTCTACGGTTGCTTCATTTAGTATCCTAGCTGGAATGCTAATCTTGCTGATAGTTTTTTACCCATTTATGATCGAACTATCGAATGAAGAAGAACCAATCTGGTAG
- a CDS encoding ArgE/DapE family deacylase, which translates to MKEQEIAQVQAESVKRVHETIDELWNEAQLFLKTLGSFKSTLGNEQEIQSFILKHLEEMNLETTSIEPDLEKLSSYENYGHPEWSYDGRPSVVGEWKTDQPKTGKSLILQGHIDVVSAEPEHLWEHDPYSPVTVDDRMYGRGVLDMKGGVAAMIYAVKALQQAGIQLGADLQIQTVIEEECTGNGALALLDAGFTADGALIPEPTAHRAIKGQVGVLWVRITVQGAGAHVERAEKAHNAINKAAYLIQSLDEYREYINARPKHRDFIDHPHPLNVNTGIIQGGDWASNVPSECTIEARVGFYPDQNPADIQAEVKEWILTAAEKEEWLQKTPPDVSFYGFSAPGFSTSPDSDLFNSLAEGHRLTTNQELESIAFTATTDIRSFEEFGIPATCYGPSGANMHGPNEYVDLASLKTTTKTIAAFILQWCKETQTQ; encoded by the coding sequence ATGAAAGAACAAGAAATCGCACAAGTACAAGCAGAATCAGTGAAAAGAGTTCATGAAACGATTGATGAGTTATGGAACGAGGCACAGCTCTTTTTAAAAACCCTCGGCTCCTTTAAGAGCACGTTAGGGAATGAGCAAGAGATTCAATCATTTATCCTGAAGCATTTAGAGGAAATGAACTTAGAAACGACCTCTATTGAACCAGACCTTGAGAAACTATCTTCCTATGAAAATTATGGTCATCCAGAGTGGTCGTATGATGGACGGCCTTCTGTGGTTGGAGAATGGAAAACGGATCAGCCTAAAACCGGTAAAAGCCTAATCCTTCAGGGGCACATTGATGTCGTCAGTGCTGAACCTGAACATCTATGGGAGCATGATCCTTATTCCCCGGTAACGGTTGATGACCGCATGTATGGTCGTGGAGTGCTGGACATGAAAGGCGGTGTGGCTGCGATGATCTATGCTGTTAAAGCGCTTCAGCAGGCTGGAATTCAACTGGGAGCAGACCTTCAAATTCAAACGGTCATTGAAGAAGAATGCACAGGTAATGGCGCTTTAGCATTGCTGGACGCCGGATTCACGGCTGATGGTGCCCTCATTCCCGAACCGACAGCGCATCGTGCCATTAAAGGACAAGTAGGCGTGCTATGGGTGAGAATCACCGTTCAAGGAGCAGGCGCCCACGTAGAGCGAGCTGAGAAAGCTCATAACGCCATTAACAAAGCTGCTTATTTAATCCAGTCGCTTGACGAATACAGAGAGTATATTAATGCTCGACCTAAACATCGTGATTTCATCGATCATCCCCACCCGTTAAACGTAAATACCGGCATCATCCAAGGGGGAGACTGGGCTTCAAATGTTCCTTCAGAATGTACCATTGAAGCTAGAGTCGGTTTCTACCCCGACCAGAATCCAGCTGATATCCAGGCGGAAGTCAAAGAGTGGATCTTGACGGCTGCTGAAAAGGAAGAATGGCTGCAGAAAACCCCGCCAGACGTATCTTTTTACGGATTTAGTGCACCAGGATTCTCTACCTCCCCAGACAGCGATCTATTCAACAGTCTTGCGGAAGGTCATAGACTTACGACCAATCAAGAGTTAGAATCTATTGCCTTTACCGCCACCACCGATATTCGTTCCTTTGAAGAGTTCGGGATTCCGGCAACTTGTTATGGACCATCCGGCGCTAACATGCATGGACCTAATGAATATGTTGATTTAGCCAGCCTTAAAACGACGACTAAAACGATTGCGGCGTTTATTTTGCAATGGTGTAAGGAGACACAAACTCAATAA
- a CDS encoding NUDIX hydrolase yields the protein MDAKTILNKVQQHTPAILGSRNFTKFSILLPLIQKDNETHVLFEVRSRQLRRQPGDICFPGGKIDRQDTSEEAAALRETREELGIEEVDISDIFPLDYMVSPFGMIVYPYAGCIDNLESIKLNLAEVEDYFTVPLSFFMENEPQIHKVDFEAKPGEDFPFDLIVGGEDYDWRTRQIDEYFYLYEDKVIWGLTGKILAHFVEMVR from the coding sequence ATGGATGCAAAAACGATCCTAAACAAAGTACAACAACATACTCCAGCTATACTTGGCAGCCGAAATTTTACCAAGTTTTCTATCTTACTGCCCTTAATTCAAAAAGATAACGAAACACATGTCCTGTTTGAAGTTCGTTCCAGGCAGTTACGCAGACAGCCAGGTGATATTTGTTTTCCAGGAGGAAAAATTGACCGGCAGGATACCTCAGAGGAAGCTGCTGCCCTAAGGGAGACGAGAGAAGAATTGGGAATTGAGGAAGTGGATATTTCTGATATTTTCCCATTAGACTATATGGTTTCTCCGTTTGGAATGATTGTCTATCCTTATGCCGGATGTATTGATAATCTTGAATCGATTAAGTTGAATCTGGCAGAAGTGGAAGACTACTTCACAGTTCCTCTTTCTTTTTTCATGGAGAACGAGCCGCAAATTCACAAGGTGGACTTTGAAGCGAAACCGGGGGAAGATTTTCCGTTTGACCTCATTGTCGGGGGAGAGGACTACGATTGGCGTACAAGGCAAATCGATGAGTATTTCTATCTTTATGAAGATAAGGTAATTTGGGGGCTGACTGGAAAAATTCTTGCTCATTTTGTGGAAATGGTACGGTAA
- a CDS encoding putative holin-like toxin has translation MTVFETLFLMISFATLVVAILTKNNHPSA, from the coding sequence ATGACAGTATTTGAGACTTTGTTTCTTATGATCTCGTTTGCGACGTTAGTTGTTGCCATATTGACAAAAAATAACCACCCTAGCGCCTAG
- a CDS encoding DNA-3-methyladenine glycosylase family protein, with product MDNRSTSRSNRTGMVTIDVLYFTSEDERVKHLSQIDPRLHRLMKKINSIKIPLKHDYYQSIVKQIVGQQLSLKAAHTINTRLEYVWPNLQPELLDSLNDDQIRSAGVSRPKIRYIRELTQKHLAKEVDFSHIHTLEDAEVVSILTNIKGIGKWTAEMFLIFTLGRLNVLSYGDVSIQNSIRWLYELDKDESLNLDYFYEKWTPYNSIVSLYLWEAINSGMVKSPPPKP from the coding sequence ATGGATAATAGAAGCACGAGCAGGTCAAATAGAACGGGGATGGTTACGATCGATGTACTGTACTTTACATCAGAGGATGAAAGAGTCAAACACTTATCACAAATCGATCCAAGATTACACCGTTTGATGAAAAAAATAAACTCGATTAAAATCCCATTAAAGCACGATTATTACCAATCCATTGTGAAACAAATCGTTGGTCAGCAGCTATCCCTAAAAGCAGCCCACACGATCAACACACGACTCGAATACGTCTGGCCCAATCTGCAGCCGGAGTTATTAGACAGCCTTAATGACGATCAAATACGAAGTGCTGGGGTTTCCAGGCCGAAGATACGCTATATCAGGGAGTTAACTCAAAAACATCTAGCGAAGGAAGTAGACTTCTCCCATATTCACACCCTCGAAGATGCGGAAGTGGTGTCGATTCTCACCAATATAAAAGGAATTGGTAAATGGACAGCCGAAATGTTTCTCATTTTTACACTGGGACGATTGAATGTTCTATCGTATGGAGATGTCAGCATTCAGAATTCGATCAGATGGCTGTATGAGTTAGATAAGGATGAGTCCTTGAATTTAGATTATTTTTACGAAAAATGGACGCCCTATAACTCCATCGTTTCCCTTTATTTGTGGGAAGCAATTAACTCGGGGATGGTTAAAAGTCCTCCGCCTAAACCATAG
- a CDS encoding DUF1643 domain-containing protein, whose product MKSGYRYWREEEQVKAIFDRTMNYRYLLECVFDDSKDRIMFVMLNPSTADSDICDTTLNRCVNFTKSWGYGGMYIVNLFALVSKSPEILLTHRDPVGVENDRYILEAAEKSKTIILAWGEKFTSIRNRKVEVLQMLQGYNLHCIKKTKNGKHPRHPLFLKKDLTPIPF is encoded by the coding sequence ATGAAGTCAGGTTATCGTTATTGGAGGGAAGAGGAACAAGTCAAGGCCATTTTCGATCGAACCATGAATTACAGGTATTTGTTGGAATGTGTGTTTGATGATAGCAAGGACAGGATCATGTTTGTGATGCTCAATCCTAGCACCGCTGATTCAGATATCTGTGATACTACACTAAACAGGTGTGTTAATTTTACGAAGAGTTGGGGCTATGGAGGTATGTATATCGTCAATTTGTTTGCATTGGTTTCTAAAAGTCCAGAAATCCTACTCACCCATAGGGACCCTGTAGGTGTCGAGAATGATCGATACATTCTCGAGGCTGCTGAGAAATCGAAGACGATTATTTTGGCGTGGGGAGAAAAATTCACGTCGATTAGAAATCGGAAAGTCGAGGTTCTGCAGATGTTACAGGGATACAATCTCCACTGTATTAAAAAAACGAAAAACGGCAAACACCCACGTCATCCTCTGTTTCTTAAAAAAGACCTCACTCCCATTCCATTTTAA
- a CDS encoding thermonuclease family protein: protein MSLISLISLLILIVGSAAVLTTPLSCKKSVAIMAVLSVSLIGCTPTSEEPSSDAKAQQAVQTSDEEKEKQTPTPEENNNNQSTQTNATVTRVVDGDTLEVSMNGKTEDVRLLLIDTPETVHPSKPVQPFGPEASQFVKEKLTGEKVRIEVGKEERDHYGRLLAYVFINGETIQEKLLRKGLARTAYLYNDLTMLDEFHEAQKPARMAGIGVWSIPGYAHVDHNHGYHYEESTEKADPNPELNYDPNGPDRDCGDFTTQRQAQNFFEAAGGPDADPHRLDGEGDGLVCEGL from the coding sequence ATGTCTCTTATCTCACTTATTTCACTGCTCATCCTTATAGTAGGAAGCGCTGCCGTTTTGACGACTCCACTTTCATGCAAAAAAAGCGTTGCAATCATGGCTGTATTATCTGTCTCACTCATTGGATGCACACCAACATCGGAGGAGCCCTCAAGCGATGCGAAAGCTCAACAAGCTGTCCAAACCAGTGATGAGGAAAAAGAAAAACAAACTCCTACCCCTGAAGAAAACAACAATAATCAGTCTACTCAAACGAACGCTACCGTTACCCGGGTGGTAGACGGAGATACACTTGAAGTCTCTATGAATGGAAAAACCGAAGATGTCCGACTACTGTTGATCGACACACCCGAAACCGTTCATCCCTCAAAGCCTGTCCAACCGTTCGGACCCGAGGCCTCACAGTTTGTAAAAGAAAAACTTACCGGAGAAAAGGTTAGAATCGAAGTCGGTAAAGAAGAACGTGATCATTACGGCCGGCTGCTCGCCTACGTATTTATCAACGGGGAAACAATTCAGGAGAAGCTTTTGCGGAAAGGGCTCGCACGAACAGCTTATCTGTACAATGACCTTACGATGCTCGACGAGTTTCACGAAGCCCAGAAGCCGGCAAGAATGGCGGGGATCGGAGTATGGTCAATTCCTGGATACGCGCATGTTGATCATAATCACGGATATCACTATGAAGAATCAACAGAAAAAGCAGATCCGAACCCAGAATTGAACTACGATCCTAATGGTCCTGACCGCGATTGCGGTGATTTTACAACCCAGCGGCAAGCACAGAATTTTTTCGAAGCTGCCGGAGGGCCCGATGCTGATCCCCACCGTTTAGACGGTGAAGGAGACGGCCTGGTTTGTGAAGGACTATAG